The Neovison vison isolate M4711 chromosome 13, ASM_NN_V1, whole genome shotgun sequence genome includes a region encoding these proteins:
- the TPPP2 gene encoding tubulin polymerization-promoting protein family member 2, with the protein MASEAGRTFQRFAVFGESSSNGTEINNKNFSKLCKDCGIMDGKTVTSTDVDIVFSKVKAKNARTITFQQFQEAMKELGQKRFKDKKPDEALESIFKLMEGKDPATTGVTKATTVGGVSRLTDTSKYTGTHKERFDESGKGKGIAGREETTDNSGYVSGYKGAGTYDKKTSK; encoded by the exons ATGGCATCAGAAGCAGGGAGAACATTCCAGCGGTTTGCTGTCTTCGGAGAATCATCAAGCAATGGCActgaaataaacaacaaaaacttctCTAAACTATGCAAAGACTGTGGCATCATGGATGGCAAGACAGTCACCTCCACTGATGTGGACATTGTATTCAGCAAAGTCAA GGCCAAGAATGCCCGAACCATCACATTTCAACAGTTCCAGGAGGCAATGAAGGAACTGGGCCAGAAACGATTCAAGGACAAGAAACCAGATGAAGCTCTGGAGAGCATTTTTAAACTCATGGAAGGCAAGGATCCAGCTACCACTGGTGTTACT AAAGCAACGACAGTGGGTGGGGTGAGCCGGCTGACGGACACCAGCAAATACACCGGCACCCACAAGGAGCGCTTTGACGAGAGTGGCAAGGGCAAAGGCATCGCAGGACGGGAAGAGACAACTGACAACTCAGGCTATGTGAGTGGCTACAAGGGTGCTGGCACCTATGACAAGAAGACCAGCAAATAA
- the RNASE13 gene encoding probable inactive ribonuclease-like protein 13, translating to MAPSVARLVFLQFVLGPALIEGIKVQIAIRNFRRLHIDYPRVSYPKGFHGYCNGLMAYVRGRKWSWYCPQIHYMVHAPWREINGFCKYSDSFCENYNEYCTLTEDAIPVTICSLVSRQPPTSCHYNETLTNQRLYLLCSGKNDAEPIGIIGLY from the coding sequence ATGGCACCATCTGTGGCTCGGCTTGTGTTTCTCCAGTTTGTTCTAGGACCAGCTCTGATTGAAGGCATCAAGGTGCAGATCGCCATCAGGAACTTCCGCCGATTACACATTGACTATCCCCGGGTTAGCTACCCAAAGGGCTTCCACGGCTATTGTAATGGTCTCATGGCCTATGTGCGGGGCAGAAAGTGGAGTTGGTATTGCCCCCAAATTCATTACATGGTGCATGCCCCCTGGAGAGAAATCAATGGGTTCTGCAAGTACAGTGACAGCTTCTGTGAGAATTACAACGAATACTGCACACTCACAGAGGACGCCATCCCCGTCACGATCTGCTCTCTGGTCTCTAGACAACCGCCCACGAGCTGCCACTATAATGAAACCCTAACCAACCAAAGGCTCTACCTGCTCTGTTCTGGGAAGAATGATGCTGAACCAATAGGCATCATTGGCCTCTACTAG